One Methanobacteriaceae archaeon genomic window, ACTCTTTCAATACTTCCGGTTGGAGAACAATGTAAGATAGTTGGATTATGTTGCTCGCCGTCTTCACCTAAGTAAGAAATACCGAATCTTTTACCACTTTCAACATCAATTTGAACAGTTGGGTTTTCAATTGGACGACCTAACGCATCAATGTTAGCTAAGTCGATTTTACATACCCAATAGTGGTGTCTTTCAGGTAAAACTTCAAGTAAAATAGGTTTACCGAATTTTTCAGCAATTTCATACATCCATTCTTCGTTTTCTTCAAAGAAGTCTTGGGTTGCTCTGAAAATTACTTCAAAGTCTAATTCTAAGTCTTTACCGGTTTGCATACACATGTCAGTTTGATTTGAGAATTCTTCAAGAGATGCTGGAACATCTGCACAGAAAGAGTGGAAATCAGGCATGGTGAATGCTCTTAATCTTTTAAGACCTACAACTTCTCCTTTTTTCTCGAAACGGAAACTGTAAGTGGATAATTCATAAACTTTAGCTGGTAAGTTTTTCCAGGTTAAGTATGAATCAGCCATTGTTCTGAATGCACCGAAACAGCATGCAAATCTGAGCATTAAGTTCTTTTTGGTGTCAGTTCTGTATTGTCTTTCACCAAATTTATATGCATGTTGATATATTGCTTCATTATCTAAATCGTAGAAAATTGGAGTTTCAATTGGCATTGCTCCATTATCTACTGTGAGGTTGTAAACATAATCTGCAAGTAAATCTCTTATTAATCTACCTTTTGGATACCATCTGAGGTTTCCAACATCAGAAGCAGGTTCATAATCACAAATTTCTTTTTCTCTCATTAATTTAACGTGAGGAGGTTCTCCTTCATCGGATGCGCCTTGACCTAATTCATAATCAACGAGTTGTTTGAAAGCCTTATTGTTGAATTCAAAGTCTTCAATTTGAGTGATTTTGTTACCTTCAAGGATTTGCCATTTGGAAGGTTTTCTTTCTACTTTTGCTTCATCTGCATTGTCTGCAGTGATAGTTCTTGAAAGTTCACTTAATGGGTGACCTTTACAGGAAATTTCAAATGCTTTATACCATCCGAAAGGTACTCTTTTTACATTAAAGTCTTCAGCAAGTAAAGCTTCCTCTGCATCTTTTAAGATTTGTACAGCAACTTTTGGAGAGCTTAATGAAGAAGATAAGTGAGCATAAGGATATAATACGATATTTTCAGCTTTAACTTGATCATTAGTTTTTTTAACTTCACTGACTAAATTTTTAACAATACCTTCTGGATTATTTTCATCATCTTTTTCAACAGCTGTAAATACTACTAAAGAATCATCAAAGGAACCTTCTTTTTTAGCTTCCTCAATATCTTCAGCTACAGGTGTTTTATTTTTTACATTATAATTTAAATAATCAGAATGAATTAATAAAATTCTCATTTTACCACCATATATTATGATTTAAGTTTTATTTTTAATATTATATAAAAATAGCTAATCATGAAAATTTACAAACCCCAAATCTAAAAGACAATATTAATAAAATACCCAAAACATATTACTTAACATGAGAATTATTTTAGCAGGAACCGGAAGTGCAGTTGGAAAAACAACTATATCTACTGGAATAATGAAAGCATTAAGTGAAAAATACAATGTTCAGCCATTTAAGGTTGGACCGGACTATATAGACCCGTCATACCACACATTAGCTACAGGTAATGTCTCAAGAAACCTTGATTCCTTTTTTATGAAAGAAGGGCAAGTCAGAGACTCCTATCTTAAAGGAATGAAAGGAAAAGACATAGCTATTATTGAAGGTGTTAGAGGATTATATGAGGGAATTGATTCTGTAAACGATATTGGAAGTACCGCGTCAATTGCAAAATCCCTTAATGCACCAGTAATCTTAATTATCAATTCCAGAAGTTTAGTTAAAAGTGCAGCAGCTATTGTTTTAGGTTTTAAGGCATTAGATCCTGAAATTAATATTG contains:
- a CDS encoding threonine--tRNA ligase; this translates as MRILLIHSDYLNYNVKNKTPVAEDIEEAKKEGSFDDSLVVFTAVEKDDENNPEGIVKNLVSEVKKTNDQVKAENIVLYPYAHLSSSLSSPKVAVQILKDAEEALLAEDFNVKRVPFGWYKAFEISCKGHPLSELSRTITADNADEAKVERKPSKWQILEGNKITQIEDFEFNNKAFKQLVDYELGQGASDEGEPPHVKLMREKEICDYEPASDVGNLRWYPKGRLIRDLLADYVYNLTVDNGAMPIETPIFYDLDNEAIYQHAYKFGERQYRTDTKKNLMLRFACCFGAFRTMADSYLTWKNLPAKVYELSTYSFRFEKKGEVVGLKRLRAFTMPDFHSFCADVPASLEEFSNQTDMCMQTGKDLELDFEVIFRATQDFFEENEEWMYEIAEKFGKPILLEVLPERHHYWVCKIDLANIDALGRPIENPTVQIDVESGKRFGISYLGEDGEQHNPTILHCSPTGSIERVLCAMLEKTAIELNEKSPMLPTWLSPIQARILTVGESHKEFAEELYEKIKASNIRVDIDDRDESVGKKIRNASKEWIPYIFVVGDKEVESGKFQVTVRETGEKVDMTVDELIAEVNEKCEGKPFRRLPLPKDISRRINFQ